Proteins encoded within one genomic window of Bombina bombina isolate aBomBom1 chromosome 1, aBomBom1.pri, whole genome shotgun sequence:
- the LOC128655764 gene encoding transmembrane protein 14A-like — MAVDWIGFGYAALLVFGGFLGYSRKGSIVSLAAGLTIGSVAGYGAYCVSHNPHDIKISLIAALILSIVMGLRYNRSRKLMPAGIVAGISLFIVLRLVLGLFS, encoded by the coding sequence ATGGCAGTGGACTGGATTGGGTTTGGTTATGCTGCTCTTTTGGTTTTTGGTGGCTTCCTTGGATATTCACGTAAAGGTAGCATTGTGTCTTTAGCAGCTGGTCTTACCATTGGGTCTGTTGCTGGTTATGGGGCATATTGTGTTTCCCACAATCCCCACGACATCAAGATATCACTGATTGCTGCACTAATTCTGAGTATAGTAATGGGGCTGAGGTACAACCGTTCCAGGAAGCTCATGCCTGCTGGGATTGTTGCAGGTATCAGCCTCTTCATAGTCCTAAGACTTGTATTGGGGCTCTTCTCTTAG